ACCCTCCGCCCTCCGTTCGACCCGGAACTGGAGGCGGCACTCGCCCTCGTCGGCGACCAGCTGCCCTCGACGCTGACGCCCGAGATGATCCCGTTGCTGCGCCAGAACCCGGTGAGCGCCGACGACGAGATCTTCGCCGTGCTCGCCGACCGCGGCTTCACCCGTCGCGACGTCACGATCGCCGGTCACGAGGGCGATGACATCGTCGTCACCGTGATCGAGAAGGAGGGGCGCACCGGCACCGGCCCCGGCTTCTTCCACACGCACGGCGGCGGCATGATCATCGGCAACCGGTGGCTCGGCGTCGTCGGTTTCCTCGACTGGGCCGAGCGTTTCAACGGGGTCATCGTCACGGTGGAGTACCGCTTGGCGCCGGAGTTCCCCGACCCCTACCCGGTGGAGGACTGCTACGCGGGGCTCGTCTGGACCGCCGATCACGCGGCGGAGCTCGGCATCGACGCCACCCGCATCCTGATCGGCGGGGGCAGCGCCGGCGGTGGCCTCGCCGCCGGTACGACCCTGCTCGCCCGGGATCGTCGCGGCCCGGCACTCATCGGCCAGCTGCTCATCTACCCGATGCTCGACGACCGCGACGAGAGCGTCTCGACGCAGCAGATCGACGGCATCGGCGTCTGGGATCGCGGCTCCAACATCACCGGATGGAGCGCGCTGCTCGGCGACCGCAAGGGCACGGACGACGTGTCGATCTATGCCGCCCCTGCTCGCGCGACCGATCTGACCGGACTCCCGCCCGCGTTCATCGACTGCGGCAGCGCCGAGGTCTTCCGCGATGAGGATGTCGCCTACGCCACGAAGCTGTGGGAGGCCGGGGTTCAGGCGGAGCTGCACGTCTGGGCCGGGGGATTCCACGGATTCGATATGTTCGCGCCGCACGCCGCCGTCGCCCAGGCGATGCTCGCCGCCCGGAACGACTGGGTGAACCGGCTGCTCGGCTGATTCCGATGCCCTATGGGGTCGCCGGTCGACCCCATAGGGTGGAATCCCCGTGCGATGGAGCCCGACATGCAAGATCTGCTGGGGCGGCTCACCGCCCTCGACCCGGATGCGAGCGAGACCCTCAAGGTCGTCTCCTACTTCGACACGCTCGTGGCGCGCTCGGTCGGCGTCGAGAGCATGCTGCGGGGTGCGGCGGTGCTCAGCGGAGCCACGGTGGGGCAGCGCGATGCGCGTCAGATCATCCGCGTGCGCGCTGACGGCGTGCGCATCGAGCCCGTCGATCCGGGTGAGCGATGGATGCTGCGCGACAGCGGGACGGATGCCGTCGCCTGGATCGAGCGCGAGGGAGAGCCGCACACGAATGACGCGATGATCCTCGAGCGCCTCACGCTCGCCCTCGGCATCCTGCGTGCCCGCCGCACCGGCGACGCGGAGAGCGCGGTCGAGCTGGTGATCAGCTCCTTCGCGGGCGAGGGCGAACGATCGGCCGCTCTGAGCCGGCTGCGGCTGCCCGTGGGCGCGGTGCGGGTGATCGCCTCGCCGCCCGATCCGGCACCGGCGTTGCGGCATCCGTCCGCCGTGGTCGCCACGCGTCACGGGCTCACCCGGGCCACCATCATCGCCGCCGATGCCACCCCCGCCGAGGCCTGGGAGGGCGCCGACGATCTGCGCCTGGGCATCGGCAGCGCCGGAACCGGGGCGGAGCTTGCGGGATCGTGGTCCGACGCGCTGATCGCCGTGCGGTTGACCTCGCCGGAGGAGCCGGTCGTCGATGCGGAAGACCTCGGTGCCTTCCTGTTGATCGCCGCCGCGGCCGACTCCGGGGCGATGCATCCCGACGCCGCCGCGCTCGAGCGGCTCGATGCCCGCACTCGGGAGCTGCTCGATGCGGTGGTCCACGAGCAGAGCGTGCGTGCAGCCGCTGTGCGCCTCGGCCGTCACCACTCCAGCGTGCAGGACCGGCTCATCGCCGTGATCGATCAGCTCGGCTACGACCCGCGCACGCCGCGGGGGCAGATGCGATTCACCGTGGCGCGGATGCTGCTGCGCCTCGCGCACTGACGCGAGGCCCGACGGTCACTCGAACCCCGGGTACTCCTGCAGCTTCTTCTCGAATTCGGCACGGTCGGACTCGCGCAGCACGGCGCTGGCGATCACGGCGAGCTGCAGACCCTCCAACGGCTCGCCCGTGCGGGCGTTCTGGGCCTCACGTGCGACCAGGAAGTCTCCGGTCGGATCGTTCGAGAGGTCGTAGATGTTCGCGTAGAACCGCAGAGGCTCGGGGTAGTTCTCGGTGTAGTACTCCCACGTGTGCTGGGTGCGCGGGTCGTCGCTGCCGTAGAGCTTCGCGA
The sequence above is drawn from the Candidatus Microbacterium colombiense genome and encodes:
- a CDS encoding alpha/beta hydrolase; amino-acid sequence: MTETTLRPPFDPELEAALALVGDQLPSTLTPEMIPLLRQNPVSADDEIFAVLADRGFTRRDVTIAGHEGDDIVVTVIEKEGRTGTGPGFFHTHGGGMIIGNRWLGVVGFLDWAERFNGVIVTVEYRLAPEFPDPYPVEDCYAGLVWTADHAAELGIDATRILIGGGSAGGGLAAGTTLLARDRRGPALIGQLLIYPMLDDRDESVSTQQIDGIGVWDRGSNITGWSALLGDRKGTDDVSIYAAPARATDLTGLPPAFIDCGSAEVFRDEDVAYATKLWEAGVQAELHVWAGGFHGFDMFAPHAAVAQAMLAARNDWVNRLLG